GTTTCTACACTGAATATTCTAGTATTGTCACTTAGATTACAGGAATTATAAGTCGCTTCCTGTGTTAGTGCTGTAGTTTCTACTCTGCCAtacttttaggctccattcacacgtccgcaaatgggtccacatAAGTTCCGCGATTTTGCAGAATGggcccagacccattcattctctatggggacggaatagaTGAGgaaagcacactatgtgctctccgcatccacatttccggagcgcgcccccgatccTCCGGTccacagctccggaaaaaaaaatagaacatgtcctattcttgtctgcaattgcagacaagaataggcatttctatgggggtgccggccgggtttattgcagatccgcaatacactacagacgtgtgaatggacccttagggtaggAACAGGCAACTTTCGGCCAGGAAGTGCTGCAAATGTCTGATACACAGAAAAACCCTTGTGCTAGACATCCAAGGGAACCACAGtaaggtgacctgctcctttttAAAAGAGGACACCATGGACATCCACGGCATGAAGTTTCTCATGCAACAGCCATCTGGTCTCCATAGAGGACAATGACAACCTGGAAGCAAGTTTTTGCTGGTCACTGGTTGTCTGAACTTGCTCTAAAGTATGGTGAAAAAAATGTCAAGTTTAAAAGGAACGTGTTGTGATCTAGTATGAAAACATTAGCCTTTAATGCCACCAAATGTAAGATAGATATCCTATGAGTCGATTGACAAGGTAAACTGgctttgagacatgacttggataataattaagccagcacggcacctgcagacagctgttttggggtgattgtccctCATCAGCACAGAGCAAAGAGTACAAGCTTAACTGGCTGAGAGGCCTAGATCAGGATTTGAGGGATACTGTGTCTCTTTATGGAGAGCACCTAAGCGGTGTGAAGAGTCTTATAGGCTACCTTACCTCtcgtggcattagaggcagagcttgctaagagcctCTTTGCATaacctcttcccagaattccagaggagtgttgcctggcctataagactcctcactcCGATTAGGCACTCtacataaggagatatagtatccccCAAATTGTGATCTAGTATCGAACACTGACTATTAATTTAACATTTAGTAATGCCCTGCATGTGATACTGTTGTTTTCAGAAGAAATATGAAatgtaaaatttgaaaaatagtTCTTGTCCCCACTTATAAATTGGTAATTTGACTCCTAAGATATCTGCCTACAGAGCACTACATGGATACTTACAGACATTTAATTTTGTAAACGATTTTACTGTTTATAATTACATTCAAAATCCCAACTGCATTATAGGAACTTAGCTGTTGGAGATGTGTCCGTTAAGAACATTTATAGGATGTTTTCAAtaacaagcagaatagtgagtgcagtatTAGTGCAAGATAAATAATGCATTtacaaaattatatatttaatctgaAAAAAAGTGTCCTAGGGTGAGCATATGCCCtaatcttaaagggtttttccacgtCAAATATTAATGGCGCTGTATATCTCAGTGGTCAGTGGGAGTCTGACTACTAGGACCCCCAAAGATCACCACAATGAAGAGAAGGAGCAGAACAGCATCTTTATAGTTTTACTAGACAGAACTCCATCCTGATCCATTGACTGTGTCTGGTATTGAAGCACATTGAATTAATAGTGCTGTCCGGCATAGGGGTTGACAACCCCAAATGGTCATAACCTAtggccaattaaaaaaaaaactgtctgcgATCCTGCCATTCCCGCACCACTGTCCTGTTCCTGGCTGCTTCCAGTGTCTGCTAGTTATTGGTCTTGTTGGTCACAAGTGTTAGCACTAGCTACTATCAATGAAATATCGTTCTAATACACGTGACTGCTGAGGCTAGTGCCTGGCGGCAGCAGTCATTGGTCCCACCACTTTTGGTTCAGCAGGAACCAAAAGCAGTTGGGAATGGGGCAGAGGTACAAGAATGGTGGGACTTTTAAACAACAGCGAAACAGTTTTTTGTTCAAACTGGCCACATATTATAAGCCTTGGAGTTGTCATAGTCTAGgctggacaacttctttaaatGGAAAGGCTGAGCTGAAATTGTAGGCAAAGTTGGATGCCCAATAATAGGCTGCATATCCTACTAATATATTATTAACACTTTGAAAATACCACAGGCTCACTGCATTAATGGTAAAAATTACAACATGAAAGTGAGCAGAAGAAACTGAATTGTAAATATAGGAAAATCTTTCCTTTATCTGCATTTTTGGTGAACCAAGCCTAATATTGACTCAATCCCAATGTATCTTTTATTTCCTAGTATGCAATTTTTGTATTTTAGTCTTTTGTTTAACTGAAATGTATGTGACAAAAATAAGTTAAAACACAGTACCTGAGTTCTCAAAATGTGTAAACCTGCCATATTTTTCTGACAGTATAATGTACTGTCTATATTATACAGTCTTGTACTGGCATGTATCAAGGGTCCCCTTCACATATGTCGAACGATCCAGCTTTGTATCTCTCCAGAAGGTAATTGATACCTGAACGGAACACACGCTTTCCTGTAGGAGCAGTTTTGGCAAAAATAGTGTTGTCCGACTCAGGCCTAAAAACAATTGCCCAGACTTAACTGGTATATATGGACCCAACCCAAACCTGTCATCCAGCATGAGCCTCTTGACTTCATGACTTCATAGGTTGTACAATACTGGATGGTATAACAGTCCAGATTTCTGCTAAAATAAGTAGAACTTCTCAAAATGCTCCATACATCAACCATAGCAATCCGGGAAACAACCTTGTATAGCAGCTTGGTAAAATTTGGCATTTATAAACCAAGAGTGACAGTGGAAGCTTGAACCTCATTGGGAATAGCCGCCCTCCTTTTCTTGACATGGAAAAAGTGTCCTTCAAGATGCCAGAAGTCAATGCAAAAGAGCCCAAAGAGCAGGAATAAAATCATGGCTAAAATCCATTCGCATATTGCAGCTATagttttcatttttataagaacAAATACAATCACTGTTAGTAAAACTGGTTAAGGAACTGTAAGTCAAGTGGTACTGTATGAAATATTGCCTGCAGGATATATGCATCAGTTCtgctacatctatctatctatctatctatctatcattatatCGGTCTTTACGAAGGCCAGTGACATCTGCAGAGAGGTGAGATGGCTGCAGCAAGGTGAAGTGACCTGTGGATGGGACGACTCCAGAAGCAACAGATCATTGATAACTCAAATTGCCAGGTGAAGAGCACTGGGTCCCCAAGAGATAAGCAGTAAAGGTTACTAGTTACTACTGCCGGGTTGAAGAGGACCCAGTGTCCTAGTCCATACGTCAGTGCCTGCAAAGACTGGAGCAGCGGGAGGAGAAATGCCCCCATGCAGGCTTTATAACTGTGTGTAGACACCTGGTGGGCAGATGACCTAACATTGCACCTTTAGCTGGAAGATCCTCCTGTGACTACTTAcagactgtatatacagtagttgCAATGAATGTGCCTTTATGTGTGTAgcatccaggggcggactggaaacttaaagtggccctgttttgtagttgggtccaaattgatggaaggcagggccagcaataccatattgtggcacattataccaccccaacagagccaaataccacagcccatcacaaaatactgcacaGAACAAAATACATCTCCAAAAACTTCCACTTGCCTAGGTGGCCCCCTTTGCATCAGCCcaacaggaaatttccctgtaaggtccatggccaatccgcccctggtagCATCAAACTTATTGTGCCTCTGGACTACAGATGTATAACGTCCAAGTTGTGTGCCCTCATTGAGAGAATGTAACCAATATGCGTACTGTCTTTAAGAGACTTATAAATATGTTCACGTTTGCATGAGTACCATGCCCTTCTGTGGAGTGTCATATGTACATACTTGTAAAGTTTTATTATGTGCTGCAAAGTGATTTTACTCACCTCTGTCTGTGTTATTTCCTCACCATTCAAAAGAACCGTAAGGAAGCACCCTTTCATCACTGCCATCTGGTCCCGACTGTTTACATGTAAACTTTTTAAAACCACTAGATAAAATATTGCCTAGCCCTTTTTAAAATTATGCATTTCAGGCCTAGCACACTTGATAATACTTCCCTGCACTGGTCTTCTAGAACAGTACAAATTCCATTGGAGCATGCCGTGATTTTTCATCTCATGGATTCATAGATGTGCCTCTGCATACAATCAAAAGCATACCATGATATATAGTGTGGGCCCATGGACAAACAGGGAAGAGTGCATGTGGCATTGCTGTCAATCCTTTCTTATATCATTAGCCTGGTTGAAAGAAGTCATATGCTTGACACATTCAACCAGAGAAAGGTAGGTGCTGtgtggggaaaacatataaaatcCTATCTAAACCTATTGATTTAGTCTGTAGTGTATAAGTTCTTGAAAATAATAATTCCTGTGCCAAATCTTTATATTCACAAAGCTATTTAAAGGGCAATAGATGAAGAATCCCTATTTAATGCACCACCACCTTAGGCCCTGTACAGTATATCATCCATGTCACTAGTTTTTGTTATTAAATGGCTAATAAGTAGACCCAACACTATGTTTTTTCTTGCCTGGGACTCCCAAACAGTTTTCATAGGCGACGGAAATTATTATTAAGGCGGGTTTCCATGCTACGCGGAGCAGCCAATTATTGGGgtggaagcattccttcctgacaactGGCTGTTCGTTCAGTGAGGGCGAAGAGCTGCGTTTACATGCAGAGAtcgcctccacagtatgaggatgaacgATAGCTACTACTATCCCTCGTCCtcgtacagctgcattgtttctgggcagcagatcgctgtttagacataaccatctgctgcctagaaacagGGGGGTCTGCATGAACGATTATTTCGCTCGTCCATTGGGTGATTTGCAGCACCTTTATTACTGGGAAAGGCTGGGGCCACGTGTGACTGATTAGCTGATTCATTCAGCAAATCCGCAGCGTcacacagtaccagcaaagtggaaaAGAATTTTAAAATTCTCATCAACATGCTGCATAAAAAAAACGGAGAGGTATTGTGGagttaaaatccacagcatgtcatttTATACAGCGGACTTCTCTTGCGGATATCACCCTTTCCAatggaaagggtgaaatctgctgggacataaatctgcactatttgtCAAATCTCTGCTGGTACTGTACTCTACCTTTTTCCACACAAAAATGTGCGCGTCACCCCAAGGATTCCTTCAATTTTGGAGCTACAAATATGCATTCTATGTTGCCATGTTAAGGATACTCAGGATCATCGATGCTACTGAACAAATAGTGAGGGTAATCCGCAGTGGTCCTATCCAGCTGCCGCCATGTCTTGGCTTCACTTTGTAGGTCAGATATGATTGTATGCAGAAGTAAATATTACCGATGCCGAATGCTAGAAAGGCTCCCACAAAGTGTGTTTCCAGTTGATTGGATTGCTGTGGAAAGAAGATGTTAATATCTATTACATATGGTGTGCTATGTCCTAATACACATACAAAGATGGTTGACACTCAGCTACTCCAGTGTGGATAGGCAAAACCAGTAGTAGTAAGGAAAGATCCCTTATACTCAGGAATAACGATGAGCGAAAATTTAGAATAAATTGGATTTACCACAAAGCCGAATTCCCTTGTGCTTCGCAGTATCGAATCGATTTAAACCGAAATAATGTAAAGCACAAAAAgaataatacttacctgatccatttgcttgtgacgggccagccgccgccatcttgcttgaagatctcagccgaaatcccatGCACTGTGGCgtatatgacgtcaccacgccaaaCGATTACATAATTACATAATCTCGGGCCGATCGAGATTTCGCATCAGACCTCAAAGCAAGATGGCAGTGGCCGTTCCGTCGCGAGCAAATATAtcaggtattttatttttattttttcattttacaagctcttatttatatcagatgccgcaatcatttATGAACGTgtcatctgaggggtaaaatgaCGGGGAGTGGCGCAGCCAcctctccctgtcattgtactatccactacttacaaaaaaatgcactttgtgacaaagtacttTTTGGTAAAATgcagcgaagcagccaaatagaattttttaatACTTAGCCCATCACTACTcagtaaaatatataaaacagcctCAAAAGTACATTGCCTTAGGTGCGTCGTATGTCCCAATCGTGAAGTGGGTACAGTTCACATATACGGATGCGTTTCTTCGTTGGACCGCGCTGCTCCAGGAATAACAGAAATTCCACACTTTAGAAACAATCAGATAACCGTGAATATGGGAAAGCAAACAGGCCAAAATGAAGCCTTTCCTCCTTACACTTTCAGGCTTCTATGGaaaacaaaaaatgcaacaaataGTGAAGTACCGTCACATCAGTTGAAGTAGAAAGGATTTATTATACTCGCAATATAAAAGTCGATAACAAGCAGTGTATATAAAAATCAAACCCGACCCGGTTTTCGCTCCGAAAAGCTTCGTAAGGGGTATCTAATCCGCCTATTTCAGGGCAGTCTTTTAAACAGACAGGTAGGTATACGCCCATCTCTCCGAGACGTCATAACCCAATAAAACTTGTTACAAATTACAGCACTAAAACCATAAAACAGTAAAATATCAAAGATACATAATAATCAAACTTCTTCTTATTACAAAGATAAACCCATTATACACACCAGATTTATTAGTCGGTCTTCACATCTCCCACATATCAGTCAGTGATCCTATAGACCAATCCTAAACCAACAACGCTACGGCGAGTCAGGCTTCATTCAAAAGAGCGCTCCTACGTCACTCCCCACATGATTTCCCCATATGATTTTATTCATCCCTGACAAAGCTTTtcggagcgaaacccgggtcgggtgtttGATCTTTTATATACACTGCTTATTATCGACTTCtatattgtgagtataataaatactttCTACTTCAACTGATGTCACTATTTGTTGCATCCTTGGTTTTCCATAGAAGCCTGAAAGTGAAAGGAGGAAAGACTTTGTTTTGGCCTGTTTGCTTTCCCGTATCCACGGTTATCTGATTGTTTCTAAAGTGTGGAATTTCTGTTATTCCTGGAGCATCACTACTCAGGAAGTGTTTAAGCAGTTGAGAAAGGCTGGGACGGGCTTAATTGTGTCCTGAATGTACCTTACTTTAAAATAAATTAAGATTTGGGGTCAACAGTGATTGTTTCTTATTACTATGTACTAATACAACATCAAATCCAGATACAGTGATGTCTATGGAAACAGTGGCTATATATCCGCCAGCACTATACAATACAAGCGGTATATACAGTGTTGGATTGGAGTTCCttggggcccaccagaggaaattactcCCGGGACCCAATCCCTATATCATTGACAAAGTCTGTGATTCAAAACCTAAGACATAGACCCAAGTGGACAGTGATTATCTCATAAGGCAGCCCCAAATACAATTTTTCTCTTGGACTTTTAGGGCCCATTATGGCTTCATACACTGGGCTCACCGAAGGAACATCTGGTActttggtgggccagtccaaccttgaatatatatatttgatgtcATTGTAAGACTCACCTGAAAATTACCAACCATAGAAGTTCCTAAAGCGCAAAGAAATCCCAGAGCAAGGCCCACAGAATTTACTTTAGAATGGCAGCCGTAATCTCTGATTTGCTGAAATCGTATGGCGCAGATCCAGATCACTGATAAAGAAACATAAATTGGATTAGattagtgtttttttaaattacaacAATGTAACATGTTAAGGGGCTTGTCCATcttaaaaactttattaaaaaggtcAGTACCTTGTAAAATAATGTCATACTCACCTTACCACTCCCCTGCCACTCCTATGCATACTGGTCTCTTGCCAGCTTCCGCTTCCAGACACCTCTTGACCCacaccaatcactggctgaggaagGTTAcagctgtggccagtgattggttaagcaGTCATTTCCTGACAaaattgtgctgataagaccacattcctgagtgatctcagagacatgcgtgctGCAGGGGAGGGGCTAAAAGGTTTAAACTCTTTGGCACACATATATTCAGGAATCTACCAAGACCTTTATACTAAGTTTGCCGTATCTTTTGTACACCCTGGTGTGTCGGTCATATGTTATAACAtggtagacagccatgtgttatagcatgatCGATGTAGTCTCCACCCCATTTAGGATAGTAATGTATTTACTTTGTATTATTCAGTATGTGATTTGTTTGTGTTATGTTATATTTAATCAAACTTGGTACATATATTTGTTCACTTAGCCTGCGTCAgcctattcattctcaaatcttttgaattcacgttaCGTTACAGTTGCAGAAGCAGTTCCGCTATACTGCTCTGTCTATATTGGCAGACCAAAAATGCTAAACTCCACCTCTAAACCTGAAAGGTATAAGTAGAAGATTGATCCCTACTCGTACGATTTCAACAAGAATTTGCTTCAAGAGTTGAAAAATTCTTCAGACTGTCGAACACAAAAACTATTTTCTTTTTATCATTCACTTCTAGGTTTAATGTTCCTTTAAATAATTTCATGGCATCTGGGAGGGGATGAGTAGTAAAAGGAAAGTTTATGAAACTAAATATCGAGCCATGATAAGTAGATAACGCAGTATACATGCCACAGAATTATTATTTCAGTCCTACATGTGAGTATAAGTAAACAGTAGCTGCTCTTAACATACAAAATAGTACTTACCGAACATTGCACCTATATTAAGAACTTGGCCAAATATACAGCTCTGGGGAGGGTATGACCCACATgtactgtccaaaaaaaaaatcatatagtcAGTACTATAGAAGTATTTTTTACTCCATAACTTTAAGTCTATTTCCACCTTTGTGTCCATTTTTTACTTCTCCAATGTgtctaaaaatgaaaaatgtttacatttaaaCTATTCTAcagttttgtgtctacagcttctATGCAGCCATATATTTGTCCAAACGTACATTTTGTACAGGTTTGTCCCATTACAAGAACTTATCCCCTATTCCCCCGTTCTAAAGCAATAGACATGCATGCACGttgctgctccattcagctttatagGGCTGTCAGAGGTAGCCAAGTGCTTGTTatgccaggttcacatcaccgtttagttttccgttcttctgatccatcatttccatctaaaataacggatctcagactaaggctactttcacactagcgttcggggctccgcttgtgagttccgtttgaaggctctcacaagcggccccgaacggatccgtacagccccaatgcattctgagtggatgcggatccgctcagaatgcatcagtttggcaccgtttggcctccgctccgctcagcaggcggacacctgaacgctgcttgcagcgttttcgtgtccgcctggccgtgcggagccaaacggatccgtccagacttacaatgcaagtcaatggggacggatccgtttgacgttgacacaatatggtgcaatttcaaacggatccgtcccccattgactttcaatgcaaagtcaggagtccccatcagatcggagttttctccgatccgatggtatattttaacttgaagcgtccccatcaccatgggaacgcctctatgttagaatataccatcggatttgagttacatcgtaaacctcagatccgacagtatattctaacacagaggcgttcccatggtgatggggacgcttcatgttagaatatactgagaactgtgtacagacccccccctcctcctgtaattaacttattggtggccagtgcgggcccccctccctccccagtattaaatattaccagtgcggcggcctccccctccctccctccccagtattaaatatgaccagtgcggcctccccctccctccccagtattaaatattaccagtgcggcggcctccccctccctccctccccagtattaaatatgaccagtgcggcctccccctccctccctccccagtattaaatattaccagtgcggccccctccctctatatttattggtggccgggccagtgcggattccaagtattgtgagcagtgcggcctcccctctccccccctaattaaaatcaccccccccccccccccatcattggtggcagcggagagtaccgatcggagtcccagtttaaatcgctggggctccgatcggttaccatggcaaccaagacgctattgcagtcttggctgccatggttacttagcaataaatacaagcattatacttacctgaagagctgcgatgtctgaccggccgggcgctcctcctactggtaagtgacaggtctgtgctataggcaatgcgccgcacagacctttcacttaccagtaggaggagctcccggccggtcagacatcgcagctcttcaggtaagtataatgcttgtatttattgccaagtaaccatggcagccaagactgcaatagcgtcttggttgccatggtaaccgatcggagccccagcgatttaactgggactccgatcggtactctccgctgccaccaatgatggggggggggggtgattttaattagggggggagaggggaggccgcactgctcacaatacttggaatccgcactggcccggccaccaataaatatagagggagggggccgcactggtcatatttaatactggggagggagggagggggaggccgcactggtcatatttaatactggggagggaggggggccgcactggccaccaataagttaaatacaggagggggggggggtctgccccctgctgcctggcagcatctaccaggcagcagggggcagtcgtgtacacagttctcagtatattctaacatgaagcgtccccatcaccatgggaacgcttctgtgtttagaatatactgtcggatctgagttttccgaagtgaaaaatcagatctgaaataaacagttatgcaaacggatccgttctgaacggatgcaagcgtttgcattataggagcggatccgtctgtgcagacaccagacggatccgctcctaacgcaagtgtgaaagtagcctaaggctttcTCCAACAGTTACATATAGTTGAATTGAGCAACAGCAAGCATGTGTGTCCGCCATTCAATTCAAATAGGGGAACACAGGCCCTGTTGCCCACACTGTTATAATTATTAACAggggccccagcagtcagacccccgatGATCAAACAATTTTCCTATACCCTGTGGATAAGGTGTTGgaaatgaaaaacccctttaacaagaaaTAGGCTACAGGTGATTGCGAGAATGAGCGCAGTATCAGACTACATGGGGTTTGCTTGTAGTCTGTTACTATGGGGATGGTTATGTTTGCATAGCAGTTATGGACACAAAACAGTAGAGCTTTTTAATAAGGTTTTTATTTCTCATTTAAGGTGCATCAGAGCAATAATAAAAATGGTTGCAAAGATGGATACAGCCTTCATCCTTTTATTGTGCAAAGAAGCAATAAAATGTCTACAACTCCAATGCAGTTCTAGAAAACCCTACATCACAGAATAACATTGCAACTCTTTGTTTGTTGTGGTGCCCTTGTGGCTGTAGGTATAATGGTACGATGGACAGTagcaccatttatttatttattattattatttattttaagttacacttccatcagaaagacTAGAGGTATTATTTTTAAACTAAACATTC
The Bufo gargarizans isolate SCDJY-AF-19 chromosome 2, ASM1485885v1, whole genome shotgun sequence genome window above contains:
- the TMEM150B gene encoding modulator of macroautophagy TMEM150B, with protein sequence MWAWALLPICLMVWATAGIWVVYGIAVSNGSVNLTENFPYISTCGSYPPQSCIFGQVLNIGAMFVIWICAIRFQQIRDYGCHSKVNSVGLALGFLCALGTSMVGNFQQSNQLETHFVGAFLAFGIGNIYFCIQSYLTYKVKPRHGGSWIGPLRITLTICSVASMILMIVFVLIKMKTIAAICEWILAMILFLLFGLFCIDFWHLEGHFFHVKKRRAAIPNEVQASTVTLGL